From Methanocella paludicola SANAE, a single genomic window includes:
- a CDS encoding class I SAM-dependent methyltransferase, with protein sequence MSLHDLIGRIEPEAIPFPLSRLYSWITSSRMVRDYYDSVAAQVLERLPAGRILDVGTGPGRLPIAIASKNKYVHVTGLDLSADMVKIAPALAAKRGVTNVDFRAGSADDLPFGDREFDLAISTLSFHHWREPGKALDELYRVLREGGEAWIYDIPKKVNPLVWEDLKRRYGFFAPTFMHLHTFTEHFYDEKSLGELASGSRFKKYDIDYRLFTYRLRLYK encoded by the coding sequence ATGTCGCTGCACGACCTCATAGGCCGTATCGAGCCCGAGGCCATACCTTTCCCGCTGTCGAGGCTTTACTCCTGGATCACGTCGTCCCGCATGGTCAGGGACTATTACGATAGCGTCGCCGCCCAGGTGCTGGAGCGCCTGCCCGCCGGCCGCATCCTTGACGTGGGCACAGGCCCCGGGAGGCTGCCCATCGCCATAGCATCTAAGAACAAGTACGTCCACGTCACGGGCCTGGACCTCTCTGCGGACATGGTGAAGATCGCCCCGGCCCTGGCCGCGAAGAGGGGCGTCACTAACGTCGACTTCAGGGCGGGCAGCGCCGACGACCTGCCTTTCGGGGACCGGGAGTTCGACCTGGCGATAAGCACCCTCTCGTTCCACCACTGGAGGGAGCCCGGTAAGGCCCTCGATGAGTTATACCGCGTCCTGAGAGAAGGCGGCGAGGCCTGGATCTATGACATCCCTAAAAAGGTCAACCCGCTGGTATGGGAGGACCTGAAACGGCGATACGGCTTCTTCGCCCCCACGTTCATGCACCTGCACACGTTCACCGAGCACTTCTACGACGAGAAGTCCCTGGGCGAGCTGGCCTCGGGCTCAAGGTTCAAAAAGTACGACATCGATTACCGGCTTTTTACTTACCGGCTGCGACTCTATAAATAA
- a CDS encoding phosphoglycerol geranylgeranyltransferase, whose amino-acid sequence MIDWKKWRHVTKLDPDKPITPKAVAEIVDSGTDAIMVSGTQNITKENVARLAEMLKDYSIPKVLEPSGTDGLRDDMDLLFVPSVLNTDVAFWFMGAHKIWVQHFDIDWDRVVPEAYIVLNPRSAVAIVTKAKTEITPREAAAYAECADRFFHFPVVYVEYSGTFGEPSLVKSVKERLHDARLFYGGGINSREKAEEMAQHADTIVVGNAVYESGGIEKLKETIVR is encoded by the coding sequence ATGATCGACTGGAAGAAGTGGAGGCACGTGACCAAGCTGGACCCGGATAAGCCCATCACGCCGAAGGCGGTGGCGGAGATAGTGGACTCCGGGACGGACGCCATCATGGTCTCCGGCACGCAGAACATCACGAAGGAGAACGTCGCCCGCCTGGCTGAAATGCTCAAGGACTACAGTATCCCTAAAGTGCTGGAGCCCTCGGGCACGGACGGCCTGCGGGACGATATGGACCTGCTCTTCGTGCCCTCCGTGCTGAACACCGACGTGGCCTTCTGGTTCATGGGCGCCCACAAGATATGGGTACAGCACTTCGACATCGACTGGGACAGGGTCGTGCCCGAGGCGTACATCGTATTAAACCCCAGGTCCGCCGTGGCCATCGTCACGAAGGCGAAGACAGAGATAACGCCGCGCGAGGCGGCCGCCTACGCGGAGTGCGCGGACCGGTTCTTCCACTTCCCCGTCGTGTACGTCGAGTACAGCGGCACGTTTGGCGAGCCTTCGCTGGTAAAAAGCGTCAAGGAGAGGCTGCACGATGCCCGGCTGTTCTATGGCGGGGGCATCAACTCCCGGGAAAAGGCGGAGGAGATGGCGCAGCACGCTGACACCATCGTAGTGGGGAACGCCGTATACGAGTCGGGCGGAATTGAGAAGCTCAAGGAAACCATTGTAAGATAA
- a CDS encoding PAS domain-containing protein — protein sequence MVGMLPEDKGNFYDRLHDSVILPSSIVEFYPDATLVVDNGGRVVAWNKAMGEMTGVPAEDMLGKGNYEYSIPFYGKRMPILVDMVGLPREEVSSRYTNIIVHGDTLEALTIKAKVKGRDVVLWGTAARLYGLNGKPVGAIESIRDVTAQDMVERKLMESEEKYRTIITSTNDAIITVDTKGIITYVNPSGIKMMGRPYDDIIGRHFTYFVVDAYKDRAIQAFSQGMVGSPVPPLEIEMVDGDGRQVPIELSGGALHSGRVKVGAIVTFRDVSERWKAHERLERRVKERTEELALSEEKFRVLAETTSSAIFIYQKGRFRYVNPATCRITGYSEEELLTMNFWDWVHPDYQELVKRNGRARRHGQLSPPRYEIKFVTRGGEERWAELTPGLIEYNKRPAILVTAVDITDRKRTEEALKNSKENAEMYLDLMGHDINNMDQVALGYLEMAMKAVQEDDPVYAYISRSYAMLQESSRLIDNLRKVQQAVDRKLRLEAVDLGAILSEVAEEYSIVPGRDVTIEYRPVECQVMASRLLKDVFSNIVGNAVKHSTGPLKVSIGVRPCVHNGVRCCEVSVEDDGPGIPEGLKDAIFSRMKRGSTKAPGSGLGLYIVRSLVEGFNGRVWAEDRVPGKPGDGSRFVVQLPSV from the coding sequence ATGGTAGGCATGCTTCCAGAAGATAAGGGCAATTTTTACGACCGTCTCCATGACTCTGTGATACTACCCTCCAGCATCGTCGAATTCTACCCGGACGCCACGCTCGTCGTCGACAACGGGGGCAGGGTCGTCGCCTGGAATAAGGCGATGGGCGAGATGACGGGCGTCCCCGCGGAGGACATGCTGGGAAAAGGAAATTACGAGTACTCCATACCGTTCTATGGCAAGCGCATGCCGATACTCGTGGACATGGTCGGGTTGCCCAGGGAGGAGGTCAGCAGCAGGTACACGAACATCATCGTGCACGGGGACACGCTTGAGGCGCTGACCATCAAGGCGAAGGTAAAAGGGCGGGACGTCGTCCTCTGGGGGACCGCGGCCAGGCTGTACGGCCTGAACGGGAAGCCGGTCGGGGCCATAGAGTCCATACGGGACGTGACCGCGCAGGATATGGTCGAAAGAAAGCTGATGGAGTCCGAGGAAAAGTACCGGACGATCATCACGTCGACGAACGATGCTATCATTACGGTGGACACGAAAGGCATTATCACCTACGTTAATCCCAGCGGAATAAAAATGATGGGCAGGCCATACGATGACATCATTGGCCGCCATTTCACCTATTTTGTCGTGGACGCCTATAAAGATCGAGCTATACAGGCGTTCAGCCAGGGGATGGTAGGGTCGCCGGTGCCGCCCCTTGAGATCGAGATGGTCGACGGGGACGGAAGGCAGGTGCCAATAGAGCTGAGCGGCGGGGCACTGCATTCGGGGAGAGTAAAGGTAGGAGCCATCGTGACCTTCCGGGACGTGAGTGAGCGCTGGAAGGCTCACGAGAGGCTGGAGCGCCGTGTCAAGGAAAGGACAGAGGAGCTGGCCCTGAGCGAGGAAAAGTTCCGCGTGCTCGCCGAGACCACGTCGTCGGCCATCTTCATCTACCAGAAGGGGCGGTTTAGGTACGTGAACCCCGCCACGTGCAGGATCACCGGCTACTCGGAAGAGGAGCTGCTGACGATGAACTTCTGGGACTGGGTCCACCCGGATTACCAGGAGCTCGTCAAGAGGAACGGCCGGGCCAGACGCCACGGCCAGCTGTCTCCGCCGCGGTACGAGATCAAGTTCGTGACCAGGGGCGGCGAGGAGCGCTGGGCCGAGCTGACGCCAGGGCTTATCGAGTACAACAAGCGCCCGGCCATCCTGGTGACGGCCGTTGACATCACGGACCGCAAGCGGACCGAGGAGGCGCTGAAGAACTCTAAAGAGAACGCCGAGATGTACCTGGACCTCATGGGCCATGACATCAACAACATGGACCAGGTGGCATTGGGATACCTGGAGATGGCCATGAAAGCGGTGCAGGAGGACGACCCCGTCTACGCTTACATAAGCCGCTCCTATGCAATGCTCCAGGAGAGCTCCAGGCTCATCGATAACCTGAGGAAGGTCCAGCAGGCCGTAGACCGGAAGCTCAGGCTTGAAGCCGTGGACCTCGGGGCGATATTATCGGAAGTTGCGGAGGAGTACTCCATCGTGCCCGGAAGGGACGTTACTATCGAGTACCGCCCCGTCGAGTGCCAGGTCATGGCCAGCCGGCTGCTCAAGGACGTGTTCTCGAACATCGTCGGCAACGCCGTCAAGCACTCCACCGGCCCCCTGAAGGTGTCCATCGGCGTCAGGCCCTGCGTGCATAACGGCGTGCGCTGTTGCGAAGTGAGCGTCGAGGATGACGGCCCCGGCATACCCGAGGGCCTGAAAGATGCTATCTTCTCCCGCATGAAGCGCGGCAGCACCAAAGCGCCCGGCAGCGGCCTTGGCCTGTATATTGTGCGGTCCCTGGTCGAAGGTTTTAACGGCCGGGTCTGGGCCGAGGACCGCGTCCCCGGAAAGCCCGGCGATGGTAGCCGTTTCGTCGTGCAGCTCCCGTCCGTTTAA
- a CDS encoding DUF367 family protein: MVPLYVYHARQDDPKKCSARRMQKFGLATVYEAVDKLPRGAVLMSPLAEKAISRADLPYARRGIVVLDCTWEEVERIFPKLNSRRMEERALPYLLASNPVNYGKPFMLNSAEAFVAALYILGCEEQAREVADRFKWGETFLALNREPLDAYASAKDSAEVIAVQKDFMPG, from the coding sequence ATGGTCCCGCTGTACGTGTACCACGCCCGCCAGGACGACCCGAAGAAGTGCTCGGCCCGCCGGATGCAGAAGTTCGGCCTGGCGACGGTATACGAGGCGGTGGATAAGCTGCCCAGGGGGGCGGTCTTGATGAGCCCGCTGGCGGAGAAGGCCATCTCGAGGGCCGACCTGCCTTATGCCCGGAGGGGCATCGTCGTGCTCGACTGCACCTGGGAGGAAGTGGAGCGCATATTCCCGAAGCTCAACTCCAGGCGGATGGAGGAGCGGGCGCTTCCTTATTTATTGGCTTCGAACCCCGTGAACTATGGTAAACCCTTTATGCTCAACAGCGCCGAGGCCTTCGTCGCAGCGCTGTATATCCTGGGGTGCGAGGAGCAAGCCCGCGAGGTGGCGGACAGGTTCAAGTGGGGGGAGACATTCCTCGCCCTGAACAGAGAGCCCCTCGACGCATACGCCTCAGCAAAAGATTCGGCAGAGGTCATCGCCGTCCAGAAAGATTTCATGCCTGGGTAA
- the hisG gene encoding ATP phosphoribosyltransferase gives MVRIALPNKGRIYEPIMDLFERAGLHVVDHSSRSLFAKTVDDDISLLFARARDIPEYVENGAADLGITGEDFIRESGASVETLLDIGIGKADLVLAVPDESGIGRAEQLAGKKIATEFPEVTGKFFESKGIKVHVVEVSGATEVTPHIGVADAIVDLTSSGTTLSMNHLVVIEHVLRTSQRLIASRESLERHPKKVSEIKLALESVIEAKGKRYLMMNVPATSLEEVKKKLPGLSGPTVMKVESNSPMCAVHAVVPEREIYKVVNELKSVGARDILIVPIERIVR, from the coding sequence ATGGTACGAATAGCGCTGCCCAACAAAGGAAGGATATACGAGCCGATCATGGACCTGTTCGAGCGGGCGGGGCTGCATGTCGTGGACCACTCTTCGCGGAGCCTTTTCGCGAAGACCGTGGACGATGATATCTCGCTTTTGTTCGCCCGGGCGAGGGACATTCCCGAGTACGTGGAGAACGGCGCCGCTGACCTGGGCATCACCGGCGAGGACTTCATCCGTGAGTCAGGGGCGAGCGTCGAGACGCTCCTCGACATAGGCATCGGCAAGGCCGACCTGGTGCTGGCAGTGCCGGACGAGTCGGGCATCGGCCGGGCGGAGCAGCTTGCCGGAAAGAAGATCGCCACCGAGTTCCCCGAAGTGACCGGGAAATTTTTCGAGTCAAAGGGCATCAAGGTGCACGTCGTCGAGGTCTCGGGGGCCACCGAGGTCACGCCCCATATCGGGGTCGCCGACGCGATAGTGGACCTGACGTCCAGCGGCACCACGCTGTCCATGAACCATCTGGTAGTCATCGAGCACGTGCTGCGCACCTCGCAGCGGCTCATCGCGAGCAGGGAGAGCCTGGAGAGGCACCCGAAGAAGGTCTCCGAGATCAAGCTGGCGCTGGAGAGCGTCATCGAGGCCAAAGGCAAGCGCTACTTAATGATGAACGTTCCCGCGACCTCGCTGGAAGAAGTGAAGAAGAAGCTCCCCGGCCTTTCGGGCCCGACGGTGATGAAGGTCGAGTCAAACTCGCCCATGTGCGCGGTCCACGCGGTCGTCCCGGAGAGGGAGATCTACAAGGTCGTCAACGAGCTGAAGAGCGTAGGCGCGCGGGACATCCTCATCGTGCCCATCGAGCGCATCGTTCGCTAA
- a CDS encoding UbiA family prenyltransferase — protein sequence MANKLARIVIRLKAIWELTRLEHGFIYGLGVLIALAIGKGGVPDPAIAAAGVAGAVLAEMGAFALNDYFDVEVDIKNNRTDRPIVRGDVSKAEALWIAIATSLLSVVAMYFTGSMGAVLALIFLVLFGALYNARLKEYGIWGNVYISFTMAAPFIFGSMLFANNNLALYAIAAIAFVVGLGREIMKGIMDMEGDALRDVRTVARTWGPDRAKYMAVALYVLGMLLSPLPLLMQNTKFYMSPVYGASALVSVAILAYVCYTLLKSHDVRTIGKARKTTLASMAIALLGVLLTALL from the coding sequence ATGGCGAACAAGCTCGCTCGAATAGTCATCAGACTAAAAGCTATCTGGGAATTGACGAGGCTGGAACACGGCTTCATCTACGGGCTGGGCGTGCTCATCGCCCTCGCCATAGGCAAAGGGGGCGTGCCCGACCCGGCCATCGCGGCCGCGGGCGTCGCCGGCGCCGTGCTGGCTGAAATGGGCGCTTTCGCCCTTAACGACTACTTCGACGTCGAAGTGGACATCAAAAATAACCGGACGGACAGGCCCATCGTGAGAGGGGACGTCTCGAAGGCCGAGGCCCTGTGGATCGCTATTGCGACGTCCCTGCTGAGCGTCGTGGCCATGTACTTCACCGGCAGCATGGGCGCGGTCCTGGCGCTCATATTCCTCGTCCTCTTCGGCGCGCTCTATAACGCCAGGCTCAAGGAGTACGGCATCTGGGGTAACGTCTATATCAGTTTCACAATGGCTGCCCCCTTCATATTCGGCAGCATGCTCTTCGCCAATAACAACCTCGCCCTGTACGCCATCGCGGCCATCGCGTTCGTGGTCGGGCTGGGCCGGGAGATCATGAAGGGGATCATGGACATGGAGGGCGACGCCCTCCGTGACGTCCGGACCGTGGCGCGCACCTGGGGCCCCGACCGGGCCAAATACATGGCCGTGGCGCTCTATGTTTTGGGCATGCTCCTGTCGCCCCTGCCCCTTTTAATGCAGAACACGAAGTTCTACATGAGCCCCGTCTACGGCGCCTCTGCCCTCGTTTCGGTGGCCATCCTTGCCTACGTGTGCTACACGCTCCTGAAGAGCCACGACGTCAGGACCATAGGGAAAGCCCGTAAGACCACGCTCGCCTCGATGGCGATCGCGCTCCTGGGCGTGCTGCTCACGGCTTTGCTCTGA